Proteins from a single region of Pseudomonas sp. BSw22131:
- the choV gene encoding choline ABC transporter ATP-binding protein, with the protein MSIINFENVDVIFSKDPREALKLLDQGLNREQILKKTGQIVGVEKASLTVEKGEICVLMGLSGSGKSSLLRCINGLNTVSRGSLFVEHEGSQINIANCTPAELKMMRTKRIAMVFQKFALMPWLTVRENISFGLEMQGRPEKERRRLVDEKLELVGLTQWRNKKPDELSGGMQQRVGLARALAMDADILLMDEPFSALDPLIRQGLQDELLDLQKKLAKTIVFVSHDLDEALKLGSRIAIMKDGRIIQYSVPEEIVLNPADDYVRTFVAHTNPLNVLCGRSLMRTVDNCTRVNGSVCLDPGGDSWLDLAEGNTITGARQNGAQFDLQNWAPGQAMDTLDRRPTVVHSDIGMRDALQIRYQTGHKLVLQEDNRVVGILGDSELYHALLGKNLG; encoded by the coding sequence ATGAGCATTATCAATTTTGAAAACGTCGACGTTATTTTCTCCAAAGACCCTCGCGAAGCCCTCAAGCTGCTGGATCAAGGTCTTAACCGCGAACAGATCCTGAAGAAAACCGGCCAGATCGTCGGTGTCGAGAAAGCCTCGCTCACCGTTGAAAAAGGTGAGATCTGCGTTCTGATGGGCTTGTCCGGTTCGGGCAAATCAAGCCTTCTGCGCTGCATCAACGGCCTTAACACCGTGAGCCGGGGTTCGCTGTTCGTCGAGCATGAAGGCTCGCAGATCAACATCGCCAACTGCACACCCGCCGAACTGAAGATGATGCGCACCAAGCGCATCGCAATGGTGTTCCAGAAGTTCGCACTGATGCCTTGGCTGACGGTGCGCGAGAACATCAGTTTCGGCCTGGAAATGCAGGGCCGTCCCGAGAAGGAACGGCGCAGGCTGGTGGACGAGAAGCTGGAGCTGGTGGGCCTGACCCAATGGCGCAACAAGAAACCCGATGAGCTGTCCGGCGGCATGCAGCAGCGTGTGGGTCTGGCGCGAGCGCTGGCCATGGATGCTGACATTCTGTTGATGGATGAGCCGTTTTCCGCGCTCGATCCGCTGATTCGTCAAGGGCTTCAGGACGAATTGCTCGACCTGCAAAAGAAGCTCGCCAAAACCATCGTCTTCGTCAGCCACGACCTCGACGAAGCCCTCAAGCTCGGCAGTCGTATTGCGATTATGAAAGACGGCCGGATCATTCAGTACAGCGTGCCTGAGGAGATCGTGCTTAACCCGGCGGACGATTACGTGCGCACCTTCGTCGCGCACACCAACCCGCTGAACGTACTCTGCGGGCGCAGCCTGATGCGCACGGTCGACAACTGCACGCGGGTCAACGGCTCGGTGTGCCTGGACCCGGGCGGCGACTCCTGGCTGGACCTCGCCGAGGGTAATACGATCACTGGCGCACGGCAGAACGGCGCACAGTTCGATTTGCAGAACTGGGCACCTGGCCAGGCGATGGACACCCTTGATCGCCGTCCGACGGTGGTGCATTCCGACATCGGTATGCGTGACGCTTTGCAGATTCGTTACCAGACCGGCCACAAGCTGGTGTTGCAGGAAGACAACCGCGTTGTCGGGATTCTGGGCGACAGCGAGCTGTATCACGCGTTGCTCGGCAAGAATTTAGGGTAA
- the choW gene encoding choline ABC transporter permease subunit, whose amino-acid sequence MLTDHKIPLGQYIAAFVEWLTQHGASTFDAIALSLETMIHGLTFGLTWFNPFVLIGLIALLAHFIQRKWGLTVFVIASFLLILNLGYWVETMETLAQVLFATAVCVVIGVPLGIIAAHKPMFYTIMRPVLDLMQTVPTFVYLIPTLTLFGLGVVPGLISTVVFAIAAPIRLTYLGIRDVPQELLDAGKAFGCSRRQLLSRIELPHAMPSIAAGITQCIMLSLSMVVIAALVGADGLGKPVVNALNTADIALGFEAGLAIVLLAIMLDRICKQPDAQVKGDA is encoded by the coding sequence ATGCTGACTGATCACAAAATCCCCTTGGGCCAGTACATCGCGGCCTTCGTCGAATGGCTGACCCAACATGGCGCCAGCACCTTCGACGCAATCGCGTTGTCGCTGGAAACCATGATTCATGGCCTGACCTTCGGCTTGACGTGGTTCAACCCCTTTGTATTGATCGGCCTGATCGCTCTGCTCGCTCACTTTATCCAGCGCAAATGGGGCTTGACGGTGTTCGTCATCGCCTCCTTCCTGCTGATCCTGAACCTGGGCTACTGGGTGGAGACCATGGAAACGCTGGCGCAGGTGCTGTTCGCCACCGCGGTGTGCGTGGTGATCGGCGTACCGCTGGGCATCATTGCCGCGCACAAGCCGATGTTCTACACAATCATGCGTCCGGTTCTCGACCTGATGCAGACCGTTCCTACTTTCGTTTACCTGATTCCGACCCTGACCCTCTTTGGTCTGGGCGTAGTACCGGGTCTGATTTCGACAGTCGTGTTTGCGATTGCTGCACCCATTCGCCTGACCTACCTGGGCATCCGCGACGTGCCCCAAGAATTACTCGACGCCGGCAAAGCATTCGGCTGCTCGCGTCGTCAGTTGCTCTCACGCATCGAACTGCCCCACGCCATGCCGAGCATCGCCGCCGGCATCACCCAATGCATCATGTTGTCGTTGTCGATGGTCGTGATCGCAGCACTGGTCGGCGCCGACGGCCTGGGCAAACCCGTGGTCAACGCACTGAACACTGCTGATATCGCCCTGGGCTTTGAAGCAGGCCTTGCGATCGTATTGCTGGCAATCATGCTCGACCGTATCTGCAAACAACCTGACGCACAGGTCAAGGGGGACGCATGA
- a CDS encoding choline ABC transporter substrate-binding protein, translated as MKGSQKLLLGVVMSLPLLAQAAEPAQCATVNFSDVGWTDITVTTAVTSAVLQSLGYKTKTTMISVPVTYKSLADGKNMDVFLGNWMPTMENDIKAYRDAGTVETVRANLENAKYTLAVPQALYDKGLHDFADIVKFKKELDGKIYGIEPGNDGNRLIQSMIDKNAFGLKDAGFKVVESSEAGMLSQVDRAARRNTDVVFLGWEPHPMNTRFKLKYLTGGDDYFGPNFGQATIYTNTRKGYTQECSNVGQLLKNLAFTLPMESSLMGNVLDDKMKPDAAAKAWIKSNPQVLDTWLAGVTTVDGKPGLEAAKAQLTK; from the coding sequence ATGAAAGGTTCACAAAAGTTGTTGCTGGGCGTTGTGATGAGTTTGCCGTTGCTGGCTCAAGCGGCAGAACCCGCCCAATGCGCGACGGTTAATTTTTCCGATGTAGGCTGGACCGACATCACAGTCACCACCGCCGTCACCAGCGCAGTCCTTCAGTCCCTGGGCTACAAAACCAAAACCACCATGATCTCCGTGCCCGTGACCTACAAGTCGCTGGCCGACGGCAAGAACATGGACGTCTTCCTCGGCAACTGGATGCCGACCATGGAAAACGACATCAAGGCCTACCGTGACGCTGGCACTGTCGAAACCGTTCGCGCCAACCTTGAGAACGCCAAGTACACCCTGGCCGTGCCTCAGGCGCTATACGACAAAGGCCTCCATGACTTCGCCGACATCGTCAAATTCAAGAAAGAACTCGACGGCAAAATCTACGGCATCGAGCCAGGCAACGACGGCAACCGCCTGATTCAAAGCATGATCGACAAGAACGCCTTTGGCTTGAAAGACGCAGGCTTCAAGGTTGTCGAATCAAGCGAAGCCGGCATGCTCTCGCAGGTTGATCGCGCAGCACGGCGCAACACCGATGTGGTGTTCCTGGGCTGGGAACCGCACCCGATGAACACCCGTTTCAAACTCAAATACCTGACTGGCGGCGATGACTATTTCGGCCCCAATTTCGGTCAGGCCACCATCTACACCAACACCCGCAAGGGCTACACCCAAGAGTGCAGCAACGTCGGCCAACTGCTGAAAAATCTGGCATTCACCCTGCCAATGGAAAGCTCGCTGATGGGCAACGTGCTGGATGACAAGATGAAGCCCGACGCCGCCGCCAAAGCCTGGATCAAGAGCAACCCGCAAGTGCTCGACACCTGGCTGGCTGGCGTGACCACCGTGGACGGTAAACCAGGCCTGGAGGCCGCCAAAGCCCAGCTGACGAAGTAA
- a CDS encoding L-serine ammonia-lyase, with product MAISVFDLFKVGIGPSSSHTVGPMRAAALFVQCLNEREHLEQVTRLEVRLYGSLSATGIGHGSDNAVIMGLMGEWPDAIDPSVIGLRIAELKETDLLKLNGERSIPFVWQRDMQLIDENLPFHPNAMTLIAHHAGGEFHRDTYYSVGGGFVVDQAQAASGMRDMDSTVLPYDFSSADELLMLCKKNGLRVSELMMANEKVWRSEEEIRASLMTLWRAMQDCVEQGLKHEGILPGGLNVRRRAARLHRSLQELGKPNVIGSTLSAMEWVNLFALAVNEENAAGGRMVTAPTNGAAGIIPAVLHYFVKFSDEVSEANVVDYLLAAAAIGILCKKNASISGAEVGCQGEVGSACAMAAAGLADILGATPEQLCNAAEIGLEHNLGLTCDPVGGLVQVPCIERNAIAAVKAINAAQMALRGDGKHFISLDRVIRTMRDTGADMHDKYKETSRGGLAVSAVEC from the coding sequence ATGGCTATCAGTGTGTTCGACCTGTTCAAAGTCGGTATCGGACCTTCCAGTTCACACACCGTCGGCCCCATGCGCGCCGCCGCGTTATTCGTCCAGTGTTTGAACGAACGCGAGCACTTGGAGCAGGTAACACGCCTGGAAGTTCGTTTGTACGGCTCACTCTCGGCCACCGGGATCGGTCACGGCAGCGATAACGCCGTGATTATGGGGCTGATGGGCGAATGGCCGGATGCAATTGATCCATCTGTGATCGGCCTGCGTATCGCTGAGCTGAAAGAAACCGACCTGTTGAAACTGAACGGTGAGCGTTCGATCCCGTTTGTGTGGCAGCGGGACATGCAGTTGATCGACGAGAACCTGCCGTTTCACCCCAATGCCATGACGCTGATTGCTCACCATGCAGGCGGCGAATTCCACCGCGACACTTATTACTCGGTCGGCGGCGGTTTCGTCGTTGATCAGGCTCAAGCCGCCAGCGGTATGCGGGACATGGACAGCACCGTTTTGCCATACGATTTTTCCAGCGCCGACGAGTTGTTAATGCTGTGTAAAAAGAATGGCCTGCGGGTTTCCGAATTGATGATGGCCAACGAGAAGGTCTGGCGCAGCGAAGAGGAAATCCGTGCAAGCCTGATGACGTTGTGGCGTGCGATGCAGGACTGCGTTGAGCAGGGCCTGAAGCATGAGGGGATCTTGCCGGGCGGCTTGAATGTCCGTCGTCGGGCGGCACGTTTGCATCGCAGTTTGCAGGAGTTGGGCAAGCCCAATGTGATTGGCTCCACCTTGAGCGCCATGGAGTGGGTCAACCTGTTTGCCTTGGCGGTCAACGAAGAAAACGCAGCAGGCGGACGCATGGTGACCGCACCCACCAATGGCGCTGCCGGGATCATTCCCGCGGTGCTGCACTACTTCGTGAAATTCAGCGATGAGGTGAGCGAGGCCAACGTCGTGGATTACTTGCTGGCAGCGGCTGCCATCGGCATTTTATGCAAGAAAAACGCATCGATTTCAGGCGCTGAAGTGGGCTGCCAGGGTGAGGTGGGCTCGGCGTGTGCCATGGCGGCGGCAGGGCTGGCGGACATTCTGGGTGCCACGCCCGAACAGCTATGCAATGCCGCGGAAATAGGGCTTGAACATAACCTTGGCCTGACCTGCGATCCGGTGGGCGGGCTGGTCCAGGTGCCTTGCATTGAGCGCAACGCCATCGCCGCCGTGAAAGCGATCAACGCTGCGCAGATGGCGCTGCGTGGCGACGGCAAACACTTTATCTCCCTGGACCGGGTCATCCGTACCATGCGCGACACCGGCGCCGACATGCACGACAAGTACAAAGAGACTTCGCGGGGTGGGTTGGCGGTCAGCGCGGTTGAGTGCTGA
- the gbdR gene encoding choline metabolism transcriptional regulator GbdR, with the protein MTSFNSGAQPQNRTPQSIGFLLLDNFTLISLASAVEPLRMANQLSGRELYRWTTLSVDGGQVWASDGLQITPDAAMHKAPVLDTVIVCGGVGIQRTVTREHVSWLQSQARQSRRLGAVCTGSWALACAGLLDGFDCSVHWECLAAMQEAFPRVAMSTRLFTLDRNRFTSSGGTAPLDMMLHLISRDHGRELSAAISEMFVYERIRNEQDHQRVPLKHMLGTNQPKLQEIVALMEANLEEPIDLDELAVYVAVSRRQLERLFQKYLHCSPSRYYLKLRLIRARQLLKQTPMSIIEVASVCGFVSTPHFSKCYREYFGIPPRDERVGSNTAQQVAMMPIPQALVLAPLSGPLSALSQARNESTFASVRL; encoded by the coding sequence ATGACTTCGTTCAACTCCGGGGCTCAACCCCAGAACCGTACGCCGCAATCCATCGGCTTTTTGCTGTTGGATAATTTCACGCTGATATCCCTCGCGTCGGCGGTTGAGCCACTGCGCATGGCTAACCAGCTGTCGGGCCGTGAGCTGTACCGCTGGACCACACTGAGTGTCGATGGCGGGCAGGTCTGGGCCAGCGACGGTCTGCAAATCACGCCTGATGCTGCCATGCACAAGGCTCCGGTGCTGGACACCGTTATCGTCTGTGGCGGTGTCGGCATTCAACGCACCGTTACCCGCGAACACGTCAGCTGGCTGCAAAGCCAAGCGCGTCAGTCGCGTCGCTTGGGCGCGGTGTGTACTGGCAGTTGGGCGCTGGCCTGCGCCGGTTTGCTCGATGGTTTCGATTGCAGCGTGCATTGGGAGTGTCTGGCCGCGATGCAGGAAGCATTCCCCCGCGTAGCCATGAGCACGCGCCTCTTCACCCTCGACCGTAACCGTTTCACCAGCTCCGGCGGCACGGCGCCTCTGGACATGATGTTGCACCTGATCAGCCGCGATCACGGACGCGAACTGTCTGCTGCCATCTCGGAAATGTTCGTCTACGAGCGTATCCGCAATGAGCAGGATCACCAGCGTGTGCCGCTCAAACACATGCTCGGCACCAACCAGCCCAAGCTTCAGGAAATCGTGGCGCTGATGGAGGCCAACCTCGAAGAGCCGATTGATCTGGATGAGCTGGCCGTCTACGTCGCGGTCTCCCGGCGTCAGCTGGAGCGGCTGTTTCAGAAATACCTGCACTGCTCGCCGTCGCGCTACTACCTCAAGCTGCGTCTTATTCGCGCGCGTCAGTTGCTCAAGCAGACGCCGATGTCGATTATCGAAGTCGCTTCGGTTTGCGGCTTTGTTTCCACCCCGCACTTCTCCAAGTGCTATCGGGAATATTTCGGCATTCCGCCACGCGATGAGCGCGTCGGGTCCAACACGGCGCAACAAGTGGCGATGATGCCGATTCCACAGGCGTTGGTCTTGGCGCCGTTGTCTGGGCCGCTGTCCGCGCTCAGCCAAGCTCGTAATGAATCGACGTTTGCGAGTGTGCGGTTGTAG